One part of the Arabidopsis thaliana chromosome 1 sequence genome encodes these proteins:
- a CDS encoding RPB1a (unknown protein; Has 38 Blast hits to 38 proteins in 3 species: Archae - 0; Bacteria - 0; Metazoa - 0; Fungi - 0; Plants - 38; Viruses - 0; Other Eukaryotes - 0 (source: NCBI BLink).): MSANHTTLHSSGDEEPNHELYSAAVHKLVVLMNAGVFGFLQLSDLSAIGTNAVVSTSVMFETHRATFLCYWVLILIYAFLRIYEIKLRIVSFRMLVGHISHLFGALAALLLISVVSSIFSLIVVPLWLAWLFAVLYIAFRDVINLPANSLGGVDPPNQLVSV; the protein is encoded by the coding sequence atgtcCGCTAATCACACGACTCTCCATAGCTCCGGGGATGAGGAGCCAAATCACGAGTTGTATTCTGCAGCGGTGCACAAGCTCGTGGTGTTAATGAACGCCGGTGTTTTTGGATTTCTCCAGCTCAGCGACCTGTCGGCTATCGGAACCAATGCAGTTGTCTCTACATCTGTTATGTTCGAGACTCATCGAGCCACTTTCCTTTGTTACTGGGTTCTCATATTGATCTACGCCTTTCTTCGTATCTACGAGATCAAACTTCGCATCGTATCGTTTCGCATGCTCGTGGGACATATAAGCCATCTCTTTGGTGCTCTCGCAGCTCTCTTGCTCATATCTGTTGTGTCTTCCATCTTTTCTCTTATCGTTGTTCCCCTATGGCTTGCGTGGCTCTTCGCCGTATTGTACATAGCTTTCCGAGATGTCATAAATCTACCAGCAAATTCATTGGGTGGTGTTGACCCACCAAACCAACTAGTGTCGGTCTAG
- the DI19 gene encoding drought-induced 19 (drought-induced 19; CONTAINS InterPro DOMAIN/s: Drought induced 19/ RING finger protein 114 (InterPro:IPR008598); BEST Arabidopsis thaliana protein match is: Drought-responsive family protein (TAIR:AT3G05700.1).), with the protein MKFCAFTSIILANIYDLLCLKIVEMLMGFEEIDGDDDFQEEFACPFCAESYDIIGLCCHIDDEHTLESKNVCPVCSLKVGVDIVAHKRFTMGRKRKSRKSGTNSTLSLLRKELREGDLQRLLGFTSRNGSVASSVTPDPLLSSFISPTRSQSSPAPRQTKNVSEDKQIERKRQVFISPVSLKDREERRHKSEFVQRLLSSAIFDEV; encoded by the exons ATGAAATTTTGTGCTTTTACCAGTATCATACttgcaaatatatatgatcttttatgtttgaaaattGTAGAAATGTTAATGGGCTTTGAAGAAAtagatggagatgatgatttcCAGGAGGAGTTTGCTTGCCCGTTCTGTGCAGAATCGTATGATATCATCGGGTTGTGCTGTCACATAGATGATGAACATACTTTAGAGTCGAAGAAC GTATGCCCTGTTTGTTCTCTTAAAGTGGGAGTTGATATCGTAGCACACAAACGCTTCACCATGGGA CGAAAGAGAAAGTCACGAAAAAGCGGTACCAATTCGACACTTTCACTTCTTCGGAAAGAACTAAGAGAAGGAGATCTACAAAGGTTGTTAGGATTTACTTCTCGTAATGGTTCTGTTGCGTCAAGTGTAACTCCTGATCCTCTCCTGTCGTCATTTATCTCACCTACACGATCACAGAGTTCTCCTGCGCCACGCCAAACCAAAAACGTATCCGAGGATAAACAGATAGAGCG CAAGAGACAAGTGTTCATCTCACCGGTCTCGTTAAAAGATCGGGAAGAGAGGAGGCACAAATCAGAGTTTGTTCAGAGGCTCTTGTCATCAGCCATTTTCGATGAAGTCTAA
- the DI19 gene encoding drought-induced 19 (drought-induced 19 (DI19); CONTAINS InterPro DOMAIN/s: Drought induced 19/ RING finger protein 114 (InterPro:IPR008598); BEST Arabidopsis thaliana protein match is: Drought-responsive family protein (TAIR:AT3G05700.1); Has 243 Blast hits to 243 proteins in 23 species: Archae - 0; Bacteria - 0; Metazoa - 5; Fungi - 0; Plants - 238; Viruses - 0; Other Eukaryotes - 0 (source: NCBI BLink).) has protein sequence MDADSKRFLATLRSRSEMLMGFEEIDGDDDFQEEFACPFCAESYDIIGLCCHIDDEHTLESKNAVCPVCSLKVGVDIVAHKRFTMGRKRKSRKSGTNSTLSLLRKELREGDLQRLLGFTSRNGSVASSVTPDPLLSSFISPTRSQSSPAPRQTKNVSEDKQIERKRQVFISPVSLKDREERRHKSEFVQRLLSSAIFDEV, from the exons ATGGACGCTGATTCCAAGAGATTTCTAGCTACGCTTCGATCCCGATCTG AAATGTTAATGGGCTTTGAAGAAAtagatggagatgatgatttcCAGGAGGAGTTTGCTTGCCCGTTCTGTGCAGAATCGTATGATATCATCGGGTTGTGCTGTCACATAGATGATGAACATACTTTAGAGTCGAAGAACGCG GTATGCCCTGTTTGTTCTCTTAAAGTGGGAGTTGATATCGTAGCACACAAACGCTTCACCATGGGA CGAAAGAGAAAGTCACGAAAAAGCGGTACCAATTCGACACTTTCACTTCTTCGGAAAGAACTAAGAGAAGGAGATCTACAAAGGTTGTTAGGATTTACTTCTCGTAATGGTTCTGTTGCGTCAAGTGTAACTCCTGATCCTCTCCTGTCGTCATTTATCTCACCTACACGATCACAGAGTTCTCCTGCGCCACGCCAAACCAAAAACGTATCCGAGGATAAACAGATAGAGCG CAAGAGACAAGTGTTCATCTCACCGGTCTCGTTAAAAGATCGGGAAGAGAGGAGGCACAAATCAGAGTTTGTTCAGAGGCTCTTGTCATCAGCCATTTTCGATGAAGTCTAA
- the PP2-B14 gene encoding phloem protein 2-B14 (phloem protein 2-B14 (PP2-B14); FUNCTIONS IN: carbohydrate binding; LOCATED IN: endomembrane system; CONTAINS InterPro DOMAIN/s: F-box domain, cyclin-like (InterPro:IPR001810); BEST Arabidopsis thaliana protein match is: phloem protein 2-B13 (TAIR:AT1G56240.1); Has 533 Blast hits to 518 proteins in 36 species: Archae - 0; Bacteria - 0; Metazoa - 0; Fungi - 0; Plants - 533; Viruses - 0; Other Eukaryotes - 0 (source: NCBI BLink).): MMMLPEACIANILAFTSPADAFSSSEVSSVFRLAGDSDFVWEKFLPSDYKSLISQSTDHHWNISSKKEIYRCLCDSLLIDNARKLFKINKFSGKISYVLSARDISITHSDHASYWSWSNVSDSRFSESAELIITDRLEIEGKIQTRVLSANTRYGAYLIVKVTKGAYGLDLVPAETSIKSKNGQISKSATYLCCLDEKKQQMKRLFYGNREERMAMTVEAVGGDGKRREPKCRDDGWMEIELGEFETREGEDDEVNMTLTEVKGYQLKGGILIDGIEVRPKT, translated from the exons atgatgatgttacCAGAAGCATGCATAGCCAACATCCTTGCCTTCACATCTCCGGCGGATGCATTCTCGTCGTCAGAGGTCTCTTCGGTTTTCCGGTTAGCCGGAGACTCTGATTTCGTATGGGAAAAGTTTCTACCATCGGATTACAAAAGCCTCATCTCTCAATCTACTGATCATCATTGGAATATTTcttccaaaaaagaaatttatcGATGTTTATGTGACTCTCTTCTCATCGATAATGCTCGAAAG CTGTTCAAGATCAATAAATTTTCCGGAAAAATTTCCTACGTTTTATCAGCAAGAGATATTTCCATAACACATAGTGACCATGCATCTTACTGGTCTTGGAGCAATGTCTCAGATTCTAG ATTCTCGGAGTCAGCTGAACTTATAATAACCGATCGTTTAGAAATCGAGGGTAAAATCCAAACCAGAGTTTTATCAGCAAACACAAGATACGGAGCATATCTCATAGTGAAAGTAACAAAAGGCGCCTACGGACTTGACCTAGTTCCGGCAGAGACTTCGATTAAATCTAAAAACGGTCAAATTAGTAAGAGTGCAACTTATCTATGTTGCTTGGatgagaaaaaacaacaaatgaagCGGCTATTTTACGGGAACCGAGAAGAGCGAATGGCGATGACTGTGGAAGCGGTTGGCGGGGACGGGAAAAGGAGAGAGCCGAAATGTAGAGATGACGGATGGATGGAGATTGAGTTAGGAGAGTTTGAGACacgagaaggagaagatgatgaagtcAATATGACTCTTACAGAGGTGAAAGGATATCAACTAAAAGGTGGCATTTTGATTGATGGTATTGAAGTGAGGCCTAAAACATAA
- the MDO1 gene encoding telomere-capping, CST complex subunit, whose protein sequence is MAKSQIEPGVPITLQELYPSSLFYKEGVSLRVTAMLRGYSVETAIGVIEDGGRSLKINTQNIRDVSFRVGSIYQFIGELHIEQPNNEAILQARTGRNVDGIDMNLYRKTIELLRQFLKEEDNSNMVE, encoded by the exons ATGGCTAAATCACAAATTGAACCTGGTGTTCCCATTACTCTACAAGAGCTTTAtccttcttctctgttttacaAAGAAGGTGTTTCACTTAGAGTTACAGctat gTTAAGAGGATATTCAGTTGAAACAGCTATAGGTGTTATTGAAGATGGAGGCAGAAGTCTCAAAATCAATACTCAGAACATAAGAGATGTTAGTTTCAGGGTTGGCTCTATTTATCAGTTTATTGGAGAGCTTCACATTGAACAACCCAATAATGAG GCGATCTTGCAGGCTCGAACAGGAAGAAATGTGGACGGGATCGATATGAACCTCTACCGGAAAACAATCGAACTCCTAAGGCAGTttctaaaagaagaagacaacagcAATATGGTTGAGTGA
- a CDS encoding CwfJ-like family protein (CwfJ-like family protein; CONTAINS InterPro DOMAIN/s: Cwf19-like, C-terminal domain-1 (InterPro:IPR006768), Cwf19-like protein, C-terminal domain-2 (InterPro:IPR006767); BEST Arabidopsis thaliana protein match is: CwfJ-like family protein / zinc finger (CCCH-type) family protein (TAIR:AT5G56900.2); Has 2474 Blast hits to 2009 proteins in 284 species: Archae - 2; Bacteria - 39; Metazoa - 1047; Fungi - 300; Plants - 173; Viruses - 2; Other Eukaryotes - 911 (source: NCBI BLink).), with translation MFSGIKIIPRDEVHDDSWEGEREKSKGGKDRRRKNKDVNRKERRGEGSKRDGKKIAKSGDGETVDDDLLEGDIVRKKMGLDWMLPPTRKADPNPASDVEDKFEESAPEVTKVNPRELNPYLKENGTGYPEEESEKKHGKDQLLPSSVVGDGGASWRMKALKRAKEQAAREGLRLEEVAGERYGSLGNLVESVASQRAAPSRAHLNAINNRRRGENEKNDSEKKPKERISEKGNNREYLKGESLNHRVLRAPKTDPSLSWGKRKSQTHRNEDSKLISEAAAHMNKFSNDGNFMKEMLSKQKNVSVSPVETRGDHRSDVEQEALPSETNKDDEGTLPSMENLSVNKLAAKALQLRMKGKHEEAQKIMEEAERLKAKQAVGDDSSKDHHSIRTAVRYPVKDMSGRRKNEDDTDMHLAKSIMQNKQYKTSNQAADDEYEYGDAPSKKSRKRESSSNIPEKDNRVKRIMTQQERCLFCFENPKRPKHLVVSIANFTYLMLPQHQPLVQGHCCILPMQHEAASRSVDDNVWDEIRNFKKCLIMMYAKEGKDAVFLETVIGLSQQRRHCLIECIPIPQEIAKEGPLYFKKAIDEAESEWSQHNAKKLIDTSVKGLRNSIPKNFPYFHVEFGLDKGFVHVIDDEQQFNSNLGLNVIRGMLELPEEDMYRRRRQESVESQKKAVATFAREWEHFDWTKQLD, from the exons ATGTTTTCTGGGATAAAGATCATACCTCGTGATGAG GTGCATGATGATAGTTGGGAGggggaaagagagaaatctaAAGGTGGGAAggatagaagaagaaagaacaaggaCGTAAATAGAAAGGAGCGTAGGGGAGAAGGAAGTAAGAGAGATGGGAAGAAGATTGCCAAGAGTGGAGATGGCGAGACCGTTGATGATGACTTGCTTGAAGGGGATattgttagaaagaaaatggGTCTCGATTGGATGCTGCCGCCAACCCGAAAGGCTGATCCAAACCCTGCTTCAGATGTAGAGGataaatttgaagaaagtGCACCTGAG GTAACTAAAGTTAACCCAAGGGAACTAAATCcttatttgaaagaaaatggaaCCGGTTATCCAGAGGAAGAATCTGAGAAAAAACATGGTAAAGACCAGCTTTTACCTTCTTCGGTTGTTGGAGATGGGGGTGCAAGTTGGAGAATGAAAGCACTCAAGCGTGCGAAAGAACAGGCTGCGAGAGAAGGGCTAAGGCTTGAGGAG GTTGCTGGCGAGCGATATGGTTCTCTTGGTAACCTTGTTGAGTCTGTCGCATCTCAAAGAGCAGCTCCATCTCGTGCCCATTTGAATGCCATAAATAATAGAAGAAGAGgggaaaatgaaaagaatgattcagaaaaaaaaccaaaagaaagaatttcTGAGAAG GGTAATAATCGGGAGTATTTGAAAGGTGAGTCGTTGAACCATCGTGTATTGAGAGCCCCCAAAACCGACCCTTCTTTATCCTggggaaagagaaagagccAAACTCATAGAAACGAAGACTCGAAGCTGATATCTGAAGCTGCAGCTCACATGAATAAGTTTTCCAATGACGGAAATTTCATGAAGGAAATGCTTTCTAAGCAGAAGAATGTATCAGTGTCTCCCGTAGAGACTCGTGGAGATCACAGAAGTGATGTGGAGCAGGAAGCATTACCGTCAGAGACCAATAAGGATGACGAAGGGACTCTTCCGAGTATGGAAAATTTAAGTGTGAATAAACTGGCTGCTAAAGCCTTACAGCTCCGTATGAAGGGGAAACATGAAGAAGCCCAGAAAATTATG GAAGAAGCGGAAAGGCTGAAAGCAAAACAAGCTGTTGGAGACGATTCATCCAAAGACCACCACTCCATCAGAACCGCAGTGAG ATATCCTGTCAAAGATATGTCGGGTAGAAGGAAGAATGAAGATGATACGGATATGCATCTAGCCAAGAGCATAATGCAGAACAAACAGTACAAAACATCGAATCAAGCTGCTGATGATGAGTATGAATATGGAGACGCTCCAAGCAAAAAGTCCCGGAAGCGGGAATCGTCAAGTAACATTCCTGAAAAGGACAACCGTGTGAAACGTATTATGACCCAGCAAGAACGCTGTCTCTTCTGTTTTGAGAACCCAAAGCGGCCGAAACATTTAGTTGTGTCCATTGCCAACTTCACCTATCTGATGTTACCACAACATCAGCCCCTTGTCCAAGGCCATTGCTGTATCTTGCCAATGCAGCACGAGGCAGCCAGCAGAAGTGTTGACGACAATGTTTGGGACGAGATTCGTAATTTCAAAAAGTGTCTTATAATGATGTAtgcaaaagaaggaaaagacgCAGTGTTTCTGGAGACAGTGATTGGTTTGTCTCAGCAACGTCGCCACTGTTTGATCGAGTGTATCCCAATCCCCCAAGAGATAGCAAAAGAAGGTCCTTTATACTTCAAGAAGGCGATCGATGAAGCGGAAAGTGAATGGAGTCAGCACAATGCGAAGAAGCTCATAGACACTAGCGTGAAAGGTCTGAGGAACTCTATACCGAAGAATTTCCCTTACTTCCACGTTGAGTTTGGTTTAGACAAAGGGTTTGTTCACGTGATTGATGATGAACAACAGTTCAATAGCAATCTTGGACTAAATGTAATCAGAGGAATGCTCGAGTTACCAGAAGAAGATATGTATAGACGTAGAAGGCAGGAGTCGGTGGAGAGCCAGAAGAAGGCGGTTGCGACCTTTGCCCGCGAATGGGAACACTTTGATTGGACGAAACAGCTTGATTAA